The Sebastes umbrosus isolate fSebUmb1 chromosome 4, fSebUmb1.pri, whole genome shotgun sequence genome has a window encoding:
- the agk gene encoding acylglycerol kinase, mitochondrial, producing MARVVRVFRTLRNHWKKSTAAVCVLSYGGYWLYGKHCDSVLRREACLEAREFGRQQIAPQERLRKATVILNPAACSGKANNLFEKNAAPILHLAGVDFTIVKTDYEGQAKKLIELMEQTDALIVAGGDGTLQEVVTGLLRRPDQDTICNTPIGFIPLGSHNSLSPSLHLLSDNKVKDITSATLSILKGETVPLDVLQIKGEKEQPVFALMGLRWGAFRDVAATISKYWYLGPLKTSAAHWFSTLREWPLVREVSVSYLDPSLRPPDQLPQKPPRPSLLYRIMLRLKNRWSPPVEEPPKVEEPEQWKEEQLSTLELFIQTHNKNPVERRINDSLMICAEPDNFTVGEYITVGKKKEEDPTVFTKDSTKLEASACLLQLPEGTAGFYNIDNEEYEAMPVEVRLLPRKLRFYISAERREQLLAQMQ from the exons ATGGCTCGAGTAGTGAGAGTTTTCCGGACTCTGCGGAACCACTGGAAGAAGTCCACAGCTGCTGTGTGCGTCCTGTCCTACGGAGGCTACTGGCTGTATGGTAAACACTG TGACAGTGTCCTGCGGAGAGAGGCTTGTCTAGAGGCCAGG GAATTTGGGCGTCAACAGATAGCCCCACAGGAGCGTCTAAGGAAAGCAACAGTGATCTTGAATCCAGCAGCTTGCAGTGG GAAAGCCAACAACCTGTTTGAAAAGAATGCTGCTCCTATTTTACACCTGGCTGGTGTGGATTTTACAATAGTAAAG ACAGATTATGAAGGCCAGGCAAAAAAACTGATTGAGCTCATGGAACAGACGGACGCGCTGATCGTGGCCGGAGGGGATGGCACCTTGCAGGAAGTCGTCACAGGTTTACTGCGAAGGCCAGATCAA GATACAATCTGTAACACACCGATTGGATTCATTCCACTGGGATCTCACAATTCCCTGAGTCCAAGTCTTCACCTCCTCAGTGACAACAAGGTCAA AGACATTACGTCAGCAACTCTGTCCATTCTGAAAGGAGAAACTGTACCTCTGGATGTGCTGCAAATCAAA gggGAGAAAGAGCAGCCAGTCTTCGCCCTGATGGGACTACGTTGGGGTGCTTTTAGAGATGTGGCTGCAACAATCAGCAA ATATTGGTACCTTGGACCACTAAAGACAAGTGCAGCACACTGGTTTAGTACTCTACGG GAGTGGCCTCTGGTCCGGGAGGTCTCGGTGTCCTACCTGGATCCCAGCCTCCGGCCCCCTGACCAGCTCCCTCAGAAGCCCCCCAGACCCAGCCTGCTCTACCGCATCATGCTCAGGCTGAAAAACCGCTGGAGCCCTCCTGTCGAAG aGCCTCCTAAAGTGGAAGAGCCAGAGCAGTGGAAGGAGGAGCAGCTGTCTACATTGGAGCTGTTTATTCAAACGCACAACAAAAACCCAGTGGAGAGG CGCATAAATGACTCCCTGATGATCTGTGCAGAACCAGACAACTTCACAGTGGGCGAGTACATCACTGTCGG aaagaaaaaagaagaggacCCCACTGTGTTCACTAAAGACTCCACAAAACTGGAAGCCAGTGCTTGCCTGCTGCAGCTGCCAGAG GGTACCGCCGGCTTCTACAACATCGACAACGAGGAATACGAGGCCATGCCCGTAGAGGTAAGGCTGTTGCCACGGAAACTACGCTTCTACATCAGTGCAGAGCGAAGAGAGCAGCTCCTCGCACAGATGcagtga